In one Candidatus Nitronereus thalassa genomic region, the following are encoded:
- a CDS encoding sigma-54 dependent transcriptional regulator → MTLISSHKPSILLVDDTPTNLEILVQVFDKQGYEVFVATDGLSAIEQVFSTQPDLILLDVMMPGLDGFETCQRLKADPATNDIPVIFMTALAETLDKVKGFQVGAVDYVTKPIQHEEVLARVTTHLKLRSLQRHLEQRVAERTAELQTALSEVEQLKAQLQAENTYLREEIQLEHNFADIVSRGKTLKRVLAQIEQVAPTDASVLILGESGTGKELLARAVHNRSKRSDRPLVKVNCASLPSNLIESELFGHEKGAFTGALAKKIGRFELADKGTIFLDEIGELPLDLQAKLLRVLQEGEFERLGNPHTTKVNVRVIAATNRELANMVNTGNFREDLYYRLNVFPITSPPLRDRKEDIGVLVAHFLKKFSTKIGKHIDTVSQEAMNAFEAYHWPGNVRELENTIERAVILAQEEALTMNDLPELRNFASEKSRHRDGVSRRLATLEEIERDHILVVLKHTNWLIEGQRGAGSILGLNPSTLRSRMKKLNIKKPTLPL, encoded by the coding sequence ATGACACTCATTTCCTCTCACAAACCATCGATCCTGTTGGTGGACGACACCCCCACGAATCTCGAAATCTTAGTTCAGGTGTTTGACAAGCAGGGCTATGAAGTATTTGTCGCCACAGATGGGTTAAGTGCCATTGAGCAAGTGTTTTCCACACAGCCTGATTTGATCCTACTGGATGTCATGATGCCGGGTCTAGATGGCTTTGAGACATGCCAACGGCTAAAAGCTGATCCCGCCACCAACGATATACCGGTTATCTTTATGACGGCCTTGGCTGAAACACTCGACAAGGTGAAGGGATTTCAAGTCGGCGCGGTTGATTATGTCACCAAGCCCATACAACACGAAGAAGTGCTGGCCCGCGTCACCACACATCTCAAACTCCGCTCTCTTCAACGGCACCTCGAACAACGGGTCGCTGAGCGAACGGCAGAACTCCAAACTGCGCTCAGTGAAGTCGAGCAATTAAAAGCGCAGTTGCAAGCCGAGAACACTTATCTCCGAGAAGAAATACAGCTCGAACACAACTTTGCCGACATCGTAAGCCGGGGAAAAACCTTGAAGAGGGTACTCGCTCAAATTGAGCAAGTCGCGCCTACGGATGCCTCGGTTCTGATTCTCGGTGAATCGGGAACCGGGAAAGAGCTACTGGCACGAGCCGTGCACAACCGCAGCAAGCGAAGCGACCGCCCTTTGGTCAAAGTGAATTGCGCTTCCCTACCAAGTAATTTAATTGAAAGCGAATTGTTTGGTCACGAGAAAGGCGCTTTCACGGGGGCATTGGCAAAAAAAATCGGCCGATTTGAACTGGCCGACAAGGGCACTATTTTCTTGGATGAGATTGGCGAACTGCCTCTTGACCTGCAAGCTAAGCTCCTACGGGTTCTCCAAGAAGGGGAATTCGAACGACTCGGCAATCCCCACACTACTAAAGTGAATGTTCGTGTCATTGCAGCCACCAATCGAGAATTAGCAAACATGGTCAACACAGGAAATTTTCGTGAAGATTTATATTACCGACTCAATGTATTCCCCATTACGAGTCCGCCCCTTCGAGATCGAAAAGAAGATATTGGCGTTTTGGTCGCGCATTTCCTCAAAAAGTTTTCAACCAAAATCGGGAAACACATAGATACTGTCTCGCAAGAAGCGATGAATGCGTTTGAGGCCTACCACTGGCCTGGAAACGTTCGGGAACTTGAAAATACGATCGAACGTGCCGTGATCTTGGCTCAAGAAGAAGCCCTCACCATGAATGACCTTCCTGAACTCCGGAACTTCGCATCTGAAAAATCGCGCCACCGTGATGGCGTCTCCAGGAGGCTTGCCACCCTTGAAGAAATCGAGCGTGATCATATTCTCGTTGTTCTTAAACACACCAATTGGCTGATCGAGGGCCAACGCGGTGCGGGGTCAATCCTGGGATTGAACCCCAGCACTCTTCGTTCGCGGATGAAGAAATTGAATATTAAGAAACCAACACTCCCACTGTAG